The nucleotide window CAACGTCATTTGATCTTCCAGCAGTGCAGGTGCCAGTGCCGGCGGGCCTCGAGATCAGCCGCGTCGCCGGTGACGCCGTCGCCGCGCCAGGTCACCAGATGGGCGACGCCCGGCGCGATCTCGAGCCGGCAGCCGGGGCAGAGATAGGTCTTGACGGCCTGCGCCGCGCTGATCGGCTGCACGTGCCACACACCGTCCCGCTTGGGTTCGGTGCGGCGCCATCCGGCCAGCAGGCGGGCCAGATCGTCACTCTCGTCTTCCCCCGTGCCGCTTCGGCGGCCCTTTGGGCGATTGCTGCGCGGCATGAGTCCAGTCTACCCGGGCTGCCTGCGGCGGCCCGTGGCGGCGGTTGCCGCCTAATACCAGCCGACGTCGACGGAGTGTCCCCAGGCGCCGCAGGGAGTGCCGTAGCGTCCGCTGATGTAGCCCAGGCCCCATTCGATCTGGGTGCCGGCGTTGGTCTGCCAGTCTGCTCCGGCCGAGGACATCTTCGAGCCGGGGAGAGCCTGCGGAATACCGTACGCCCCGCTCGGGTTGGCCGCGTTCACACGCCAGCCGGATTCCTTGTTCCAGAGTGACACCAGGCAGTTGTACTGGTCTTCGCCCCAGCCGCGGGCGGCCACCGCGCCGTAGGCGTAGGCCTGGGCGGAGCCGGGGTTGGGCACGGCCGCCGAGGCAGCGCTCGTCGACCCGGTGGATGCGGCGATCACGGGGACAGGCTCGGGTTCGGGCTCCACGATGGTGTAGCCCTCGACTGTGACGGTGTTCTCCACTGTGCTGGCCACCAGCAACGACTGCGCGGCCTCACCGTCATAGCGGTCGGATGCAGCTCCGGGCACCTGGAAGTAGGGGGACGCGGTGGCGCCGGAGTACGGGTCGACCACGGTGACAAGCACGAACGCGGCGGCTGCGGTGAACGCGAA belongs to Cryobacterium sp. SO2 and includes:
- a CDS encoding lytic transglycosylase domain-containing protein; this encodes MHSGARTALSVSVAAPRSTRPPLRSMQRPTSRGHVALSLFAFTAAAAFVLVTVVDPYSGATASPYFQVPGAASDRYDGEAAQSLLVASTVENTVTVEGYTIVEPEPEPVPVIAASTGSTSAASAAVPNPGSAQAYAYGAVAARGWGEDQYNCLVSLWNKESGWRVNAANPSGAYGIPQALPGSKMSSAGADWQTNAGTQIEWGLGYISGRYGTPCGAWGHSVDVGWY